AAAAAAGTTGAAGATATTGTATTTGTTTCTGGTATAGGATGCTCTTCACGATTCCCATATTATGTCAATACCTATGGATTTCATGGCATTCATGGCAGGGCACCTGCTATTGCCAGTGGGATAAAAATTGCCAATCCGAATTTGTCAGTATGGCAAATTACGGGAGACGGTGATAGTATGGCCATTGGCGGAAATCATTTTATTCATGTCATACGCAGAAATATTGACATCAACATCATTATTCTGAATAATAAAATCTATGGCCTGACCAAAGGACAGGCTTCACCCACTACTCCTCTTGGAAGTGAAACAAAATCATCTCCTTATGGCACCATTGAACAGCCTTTCCGTCCTGGTCTGCTTACTATTGGAGCCAGGGGTCAGTTTTTTGCCCGCCTGCTCGATACCAATCCGAAAATGATCAGGGATGTATTGCTTGCTGCCGAAAAACATAAAGGAACTTCCGTTGTTGAAGTTCTTCAAAACTGTGTCATCTTCAACAATCAGGTACATGCCATTGTTACCAATAAAGAAACCCGTGATGACCATCAGCTTCATCTCGTTCATGGCGAACCAATGCTTTTTGGCCCTAATAAGGAAAAAGGTATTATTTTTAACCCTAAAACCATGAAACTTGAAAAGGTCATAGTGGGCGAAAACGGTATTACCATTGACGATATTCTGGTTCATAATGAAAAAACACAGGATTATACGATGCACCTGATGTTGCTTCAGCTTCATCCACCTGATATGCCGCTTGCACTGGGCGTTATCCGAAACGTTGATAAACCCTCCTACGATGAATTGCTTGTAAATAAAATGAAAGAAGCTAAAGAAAAGTCTAAATACAAAAGTTTTGAGGATATGCTGTTTAGCGGGGATGTTTATGAGCTTTGAGAGGATTTGCCTGCATTCAGTAAAAATACAACATTTTTCTTTTCAGGCTGAAAACTGAGTTTTTTCCATTCTTTTACAGGTAGGGTGTTGATTTTCTCAGTATTACCAAATAATTCCATGGCCACGCAGAGCCATGTTTCCGGCTTGAGTATAGCTATTAGCTCTTTGAAAACCGCCTGATTCCGGTAGGGAGTGTCCATAAAAATCTGCGTATAACCAGATTTAAATGATTCATTTTCAATTTTTTGTAAAAAAAGCTTTCTTTGGTGGGGTTTAACAGGCAAGTAGCCATGAAAAACAAATTGTTCAGCATTAAGGCCGGAAGCTGTCAATGCAAGCAGAATGGAAGACGGACCGCTTAGGGGAACTACCCGGATATGATGATGATGGGCGGCAAGAATGATTTTTTCTCCCGGATCAGCTATTGCAGGGTATCCTGCATCACTCACGAGTCCCATATCTTCTCCCTTTAACAACGGTATGATGATACCTTCAATTTCATTTTCATTGCTGTGTTCATTGTATTCGTAAAAATTTATTCCTTCAAAAGGTGTTTTCACTCCGGCCAGCTTGAGCAGATGATTCACAGGTTTTCTGCTTTCAACAATAAAATGTTTTAACTTACGGATAACCTGATAGTTATATTCAGGAATGCCGGAATTTTCAATTGATTGGGAAATCAGATTAGGCAACAAGTAAAGGATAGCACTCATGAAGAGATAGTTAAAAAAACTTCCGCAAAGATACTGAATAGTAACATAATGAGGAGGCTTTTGTACCTTTGCAGAAGTTTAGAGTTGTGGGCCCAGCAGGACTCGAACCTGCGACCAATTGATTATGAGTCAACTGCTCTAACCGACTGAGCTATGGGCCCTCTTTTGAGGGTGCAAAGATAAAGTGCTTTTAACAAAGGAGGATATGGCGATTATAAAAAATTTGTTTTTTGATTTTGGTGGCGTTTTGTACAGAATTGAACCGGAAAGGACTCTTGAGGCTTTGGGCAGGCTTCAGATTCCTGTTGCCGACTGGCTGAACCAAAAGGAGAATATTTTTTTCAGGTTTGAAAAAGGAGAAATAAGTTCTGCAGATTTTATTCGTTTTTTACAGATGAGCAGCCCGTTTCAGCCTGATGAAGACGAAATTGTGGAGGCTTTTACCGCCCTTTTAATCGAATTGCCCCTCGAAAACCTGAGAATGCTGATTCGTCTTGCCCGCCATTATAACTGCTTTCTGGTGTCGAACACCTGCGAAATACATTATCAAAAATTCAGTAAACAGATTTATTCCTCTCATCTGAAAAAGCGCTTTTATGACCTCTTTCTGAAAGAATATTATTCATTTGAATTAGGCCTCCGCAAACCTGAGCCGGAATTGTACAGTTTTATCCTTCGTGATTCAGGCAAAAAACCTGAAGAATCGCTGTTTATTGACGATGATGAAAAAAATATCATAGCAGCTAAAAATGCAGGTTTTCTGACATTTCACTTTGGAAATGAAGGCTTTTGGCATGAACTTATCCATAAGTTTAACCTTTTAATCTGAAAGGTATGAAGAAATTTGTCCTGATTATTCTTTTACCAATTACTTTTATTTTTGGTTGTATGAAAAAGAAGACAGTTGATTTAATTGTGTTTAATGCAAAAATATATACGGTTGATAGCT
The window above is part of the Sphingobacteriales bacterium genome. Proteins encoded here:
- a CDS encoding 2-oxoacid:ferredoxin oxidoreductase subunit beta; this encodes MTDIPVLTKQDFIPEGDVKWCPGCGDYVVLNAVHSILPEIGKKVEDIVFVSGIGCSSRFPYYVNTYGFHGIHGRAPAIASGIKIANPNLSVWQITGDGDSMAIGGNHFIHVIRRNIDINIIILNNKIYGLTKGQASPTTPLGSETKSSPYGTIEQPFRPGLLTIGARGQFFARLLDTNPKMIRDVLLAAEKHKGTSVVEVLQNCVIFNNQVHAIVTNKETRDDHQLHLVHGEPMLFGPNKEKGIIFNPKTMKLEKVIVGENGITIDDILVHNEKTQDYTMHLMLLQLHPPDMPLALGVIRNVDKPSYDELLVNKMKEAKEKSKYKSFEDMLFSGDVYEL
- a CDS encoding SAM-dependent methyltransferase; amino-acid sequence: MSAILYLLPNLISQSIENSGIPEYNYQVIRKLKHFIVESRKPVNHLLKLAGVKTPFEGINFYEYNEHSNENEIEGIIIPLLKGEDMGLVSDAGYPAIADPGEKIILAAHHHHIRVVPLSGPSSILLALTASGLNAEQFVFHGYLPVKPHQRKLFLQKIENESFKSGYTQIFMDTPYRNQAVFKELIAILKPETWLCVAMELFGNTEKINTLPVKEWKKLSFQPEKKNVVFLLNAGKSSQSS
- a CDS encoding HAD family phosphatase; the encoded protein is MAIIKNLFFDFGGVLYRIEPERTLEALGRLQIPVADWLNQKENIFFRFEKGEISSADFIRFLQMSSPFQPDEDEIVEAFTALLIELPLENLRMLIRLARHYNCFLVSNTCEIHYQKFSKQIYSSHLKKRFYDLFLKEYYSFELGLRKPEPELYSFILRDSGKKPEESLFIDDDEKNIIAAKNAGFLTFHFGNEGFWHELIHKFNLLI